One region of Salinibacterium sp. TMP30 genomic DNA includes:
- a CDS encoding acyl-CoA thioesterase II, with protein sequence MSDPMSGLLTALDLTDTGARTNEDIFTGPSQWMPQGRVFGGQVLAQALVAAQRTLAADRIVHSMHGYFLRPGDINLPITFSVDRIHDGRSFSTRRTQAYQDGVPILSAIASFQDEDDGLDHQIEMPADLPDPESLPTTAESLASLEHPVARYWASERPFDMRYVPSPIFISVEGGHVAHQAVWLKSVGPMPDDMNLHRAALAYASDYSILESIMRRHGLAWATPGIKVASLDHAMWWHREARVDEWLLYVQESPNAIGGRGLSLGRIYDRAGRLIASVAQEGMVRPPR encoded by the coding sequence ATGAGCGACCCTATGTCTGGGCTTCTAACTGCCCTCGATCTGACCGACACCGGCGCACGAACCAATGAAGATATTTTTACTGGTCCAAGCCAATGGATGCCGCAGGGGCGAGTCTTCGGCGGGCAAGTGCTTGCGCAGGCGCTCGTCGCCGCCCAGCGCACCCTCGCAGCGGACCGAATCGTTCACTCGATGCATGGTTATTTCTTGCGCCCCGGAGACATCAACCTCCCGATAACTTTCTCCGTCGATCGCATCCATGACGGTCGATCATTCTCGACACGGCGCACGCAGGCCTACCAGGATGGCGTGCCGATCCTCTCAGCGATTGCGTCATTCCAGGACGAGGATGACGGCCTCGATCACCAAATTGAGATGCCTGCTGACTTGCCTGACCCAGAGTCGCTGCCGACAACAGCGGAATCGCTGGCATCGTTGGAACATCCGGTCGCTCGCTATTGGGCATCCGAGCGTCCCTTTGACATGCGATATGTACCGTCGCCAATTTTTATTTCTGTTGAGGGCGGACACGTCGCGCACCAGGCAGTCTGGTTGAAATCAGTGGGCCCGATGCCCGACGACATGAACCTTCATCGCGCGGCTCTCGCCTACGCAAGCGACTACTCCATCCTCGAGTCGATCATGCGGCGCCACGGCCTCGCATGGGCGACTCCCGGCATCAAAGTCGCGAGCCTCGACCACGCCATGTGGTGGCACCGCGAGGCGCGAGTGGATGAGTGGCTTCTCTATGTTCAAGAGTCACCGAACGCAATCGGCGGCCGCGGCCTCTCGCTGGGTCGCATCTACGATCGTGCAGGTCGACTTATCGCCAGTGTTGCTCAAGAGGGCATGGTACGGCCGCCTCGCTAA